The sequence below is a genomic window from Gossypium hirsutum isolate 1008001.06 chromosome A11, Gossypium_hirsutum_v2.1, whole genome shotgun sequence.
ACCAAATATTTATAAATCACTATATATAAGAACCCAAGTGAAATTAATGGGTTCTTTTAGTAACTCcaaaaaatatacatgtataaatttcCTTATTGCTTGTATTTGATATGCTTCCTTGTATATGTATAACGAGTTTGTTGGTTCTGCCCCAAAGGCCAACCCAGCTACCAAGTGTTATAACATCATATAAATTAGTTATAAGccaaaaaatttagattttagatGCAtctttaaaaggaaaaagaagatgtTGCAAAAATACTACTAAATGATACGAGCAACTGAGCTATACATATAATATAGTTAAGTAATCTGCGTAGTCGAGCTGGAAATACGATTTGTGATGGTGTAATTACTACTGAACTTGGGCATGCATGCTCATTATTGAGGCAAATTAATGATGGAAGGCATAGGCAACAGCTGCGTGGTACAAATAGTGGGGACATTACTCGGGTGGCAAACGCAGTTAGCATTTTTCAAACGATTAGCCAGTTTTGTGCAAGCCTCCATTGCTCCAATGATTTAGCAACCGGCAATTCCGCATCCAACACCCTAATTAACATAATTTCCATCTCAACGCAGACTAGCTGGCTTCTTCCTACCTTCCATGATTATACAAGATATCTAAGGAGGAGATAATATATAGcacaaaaacaagaaattaaaaagCGGAATTGCCGAATCCAAAACacggaatttttttttttttaatgtggaCGGTGAAATGATAAAGAAAGGCTACAATTGATACCCTGCTGAAATTATTCTAAGAAGATGATGTATATGATCAATACGTGGGAATCAAACAACTTTCTTATCTTAACAATGTGCTTTTCAACAATGAATGCTAGATTTTAGTGAGGAAGGTTTGACATTTTGAATGGACCAAATCCTTTTCCTTTACAATTTAATTAGGGCCAGCTCGTAAATGTAAATTAGGTATAGGTAAGTTTTATCTAATTATCAAGGTGGAGTTTCTAATTATGGTTCATAAAGATTTGAAAATTTCACTAATCGGCATGAAAAAAATATTTGCCATTTGTGGTGATTCGGGCTAGAAGTAGAGACAAACCCGGCCCAAAAAGGCATTGGTAGTTCAATCACATCATGGCCAATAATGAGTGAATAATAGCTAAGAAAATGGGTAGCCATATACAGCAGCAAAACTAGGAGATCTGCGCTAAAACAGGGGAAACACCCAAACAGAgagaaactaataataataatactaataataagaTTGGCCTTGGGTCAACTCCAAAAGGGCTGTCCTACGTCCCCTTTCTCACACCAAATCTTTTTCACCCATTTCTGCAGACGACTCATCGTTGATTGTACATACAAATTACCCAAAACAAAAAAAGCCTGAACAAGCAATACATACCCCTAAGTTGGTCAAAAAGTGGACTTTCATTGAGTCCTTCCAAAAGTACATAAACAGTTTACAGCAAGCACCCAATGTTTAAGAAAGGATCAAATACATTAATAGAATTAGATTCCAATGAATCATTGTATAAGAATATAATGCTATTTATGTACAAAATGCAAGCAATAAAATTGAAGAGACTTAGATTCCAATTCGGTAACAAAATTTGTAGCTGAAATCATTTAAACTACAAGGCTAAGTTTCTAATCAACAGTGAAAAAGTTGAAGGTCAGCCCTCGTTTTGGCGACTATTAAGATCGAAGGACTCAGATTTTCTACAACTTTTCACCCTCAAAAACCCGTACAATTTCTTGAACTCCTTAACCGCATTTGCGCCTTCTTTACAGAAAACCCCGCTCGGTTCGCCAATTTCCTCCACCGGTTTCCTCGACCCATTCTCACACGACCCTAGTCCGAGATTTAAAGCCCCCCTCCCGTCACCGTCCGTCTGCAATGCGTTGATGACCGTTTTCAAAGCCCGGCTAGGCGAATTCCGGTTGGCGATCATTAACTCTCCAATCTCAGCGGGGCTTAAACTCGCCCCGTTTTGGAAAATCTCCTCTACCTGCGGGAACAGCTTATGATCCTTGAGCCCTAGGTAACTATTGGCCAGCGTTTTAAAAGCCGTGAAATTACATAATGGAAAATGAATATGAACATCAATCCTTCCCGGTCTAAGAATAGCCGGGTCAACGTGATCTTTGCTGTTCATTGTGAAGACCATGATTCTTTCTTCGCCACAGCTGGAGCTTAAAATCCCATCCATGAAACTTAAAATTCCTGGTAAACTCACGGCCGTTGATTTCTCTGACAAATACCTGTCGAGATCCTCGATAACGACCAATGATTTGGTGGTTGTTTGTAACAAGAGAAATTTAAGGTCTGAATCATCAGAAACTTTGGACAAATCAAGCTCGTACACATCGTAACTCAAGAAATTAGCCATGGCTGCGATAAAGCTTGATTTCCCAGTACCTGAAGGACCGTAAAGGAGATAACTCCGTTTCCAAACGCGACCCAGACGATGATAATACTGTTTGGCTTTCGCGAAAGAATAGAGATCGGATTTGACTTTGTTTTTAAGGTCCGATTCCATAGCTATCGTTTCAAACGATGAAGGATGCGTGAAAGGAACGGATCTCCACCGTTCCTTTCGATCACCC
It includes:
- the LOC107922950 gene encoding AAA-ATPase At2g46620; its protein translation is MAILYNLFFLLFSLLLTCILLFLLRVVLIKTGLIYIVKKKWRSIEDCFHVYQFFKVPEFNEGMQRNQLYHKVLVYLNSLTFIEDSDFTNLFTGKKPNEIVLHLDPNQIIEDDFLGAKISWINQDKTLVLKIRKVDKRRVLRPYLQHIHSVSDEFDEKKRGLKLYVNVVDYQGDRKERWRSVPFTHPSSFETIAMESDLKNKVKSDLYSFAKAKQYYHRLGRVWKRSYLLYGPSGTGKSSFIAAMANFLSYDVYELDLSKVSDDSDLKFLLLQTTTKSLVVIEDLDRYLSEKSTAVSLPGILSFMDGILSSSCGEERIMVFTMNSKDHVDPAILRPGRIDVHIHFPLCNFTAFKTLANSYLGLKDHKLFPQVEEIFQNGASLSPAEIGELMIANRNSPSRALKTVINALQTDGDGRGALNLGLGSCENGSRKPVEEIGEPSGVFCKEGANAVKEFKKLYGFLRVKSCRKSESFDLNSRQNEG